TCGCCTTCTTCACGCTACTCACTCCTTCCCGCCCACGATGGCGTCGTACTCCCTGAACCTTCGCTTGCAGGTGTCGATGACGGACTTGGGCGTCGCCTGTGTCTTCTTGTTGAAGACATCACCGATAACGATCGCGTCAGAATCGATCCGGTAGATGATGCGCCAAGCGGCACTCTCATCAACGATGCGAAGCTCACGACAACGAGGCCCGATTGCCGTCAT
This DNA window, taken from Actinomycetota bacterium, encodes the following:
- a CDS encoding type II toxin-antitoxin system RelE/ParE family toxin; protein product: MSDSVNKPLVWLHGEVKTPPLSAAARLEAGLLLRRLQRGESFGLPHSRPMTAIGPRCRELRIVDESAAWRIIYRIDSDAIVIGDVFNKKTQATPKSVIDTCKRRFREYDAIVGGKE